A portion of the Eubacterium maltosivorans genome contains these proteins:
- a CDS encoding RDAC family protein, whose product MIVTFREIGALNQLLQEKHLDYKIHLSDACGSQSMWIESLNNAGDPKANKALYEVIDAFFEKMGTELEYTWDKKSFWFKDRSLVF is encoded by the coding sequence ATGATTGTTACTTTTAGAGAAATTGGTGCGCTGAATCAGCTTTTACAGGAAAAACACCTGGATTATAAAATTCATCTGAGCGATGCCTGCGGCTCCCAGAGCATGTGGATTGAAAGCCTGAACAATGCTGGTGATCCCAAGGCGAACAAAGCCCTGTACGAAGTGATTGACGCTTTTTTTGAGAAAATGGGCACAGAGCTGGAATATACCTGGGATAAAAAATCCTTTTGGTTTAAGGACCGGTCTTTAGTATTTTAA
- a CDS encoding LytR/AlgR family response regulator transcription factor: protein MKIAIIDDLRTECELLSEYIHRYSADHQLDAEITLFESGSRFLECFTPQTYDLIFLDIYMDGLNGIETAEKIREKDSDCLLIFSTTSQFHAVKGFRVRAFDYLVKPYSYEVFEETMRYCDETLFKKSRYIEVKEGRTYVKIFLKDIVYTDYSNHYIYIHTKRRTVKCYMPFSDFSALLLPYPQFVNCYRNCIVNMDEVDILDEKDFVMLSGERVPINRGLRAEIRQRYANYEFDKLNRRL, encoded by the coding sequence ATGAAAATCGCGATTATCGACGATCTAAGAACAGAATGTGAGCTGCTCTCCGAATACATCCACCGTTACAGCGCCGATCACCAGCTTGATGCGGAGATCACGCTCTTTGAAAGCGGCAGCCGTTTTCTTGAGTGCTTTACCCCGCAGACCTATGATCTTATTTTTTTGGATATTTATATGGATGGTTTGAATGGTATTGAAACGGCAGAGAAAATCCGTGAGAAAGACAGCGATTGCCTGCTCATTTTTTCGACCACCAGCCAGTTTCATGCGGTAAAGGGATTCAGAGTCCGGGCTTTCGACTATCTGGTTAAGCCTTACAGCTATGAGGTTTTTGAGGAAACCATGCGCTATTGTGATGAAACGCTGTTCAAGAAAAGCCGGTATATTGAGGTGAAGGAAGGGCGGACTTATGTAAAAATCTTTTTAAAGGATATCGTTTATACGGATTACTCCAACCATTACATTTACATCCATACTAAACGACGCACGGTCAAATGCTACATGCCTTTTTCTGATTTTTCCGCGCTGCTGCTGCCCTATCCTCAGTTTGTCAACTGCTACCGGAACTGTATCGTGAATATGGATGAGGTAGATATACTTGACGAAAAGGATTTTGTCATGCTCTCAGGCGAACGGGTACCCATTAACCGCGGGCTTCGCGCAGAAATCCGGCAGCGCTACGCTAACTATGAATTTGACAAATTAAACAGGAGGCTTTGA
- a CDS encoding TetR/AcrR family transcriptional regulator, which translates to MANYKNGTETKASLYNSAKKLFYLKGYGATTIKDIITDAESKLGLFTYYFESKESVAISIFKDFVNDIALVLEEPLKEYTAKNDYLLVDMIEYRAYFECINANEQIRRFYKDISILESFAQMTIELKDYFIQKRFENGLKFETSVMIKDKTYFDAIASLTSGMEIQFFRDILGKKIDIAYGDAIDIFLTEYYRFLVLDKKRIQDNLRKSRKVVETLKFEIGGCFSIQLAGADA; encoded by the coding sequence ATGGCAAACTATAAAAATGGAACAGAGACAAAGGCTTCGTTGTATAACAGCGCGAAAAAGCTTTTTTACTTAAAAGGCTATGGTGCGACAACCATTAAGGATATTATTACTGACGCCGAATCAAAATTAGGTTTGTTCACTTATTATTTTGAGAGCAAGGAATCTGTGGCGATCAGTATTTTTAAGGATTTTGTCAATGATATTGCTTTAGTGCTGGAGGAGCCTCTAAAGGAATACACGGCAAAAAATGATTATCTGCTGGTGGACATGATTGAGTACCGCGCTTATTTTGAGTGTATAAACGCCAATGAGCAGATAAGAAGGTTTTATAAGGATATTTCGATTCTTGAAAGCTTTGCACAGATGACCATTGAGCTAAAAGATTATTTTATACAGAAACGCTTCGAGAATGGACTGAAGTTTGAGACCAGCGTGATGATTAAGGATAAGACCTACTTTGACGCCATCGCTTCTCTGACGTCTGGCATGGAGATTCAGTTTTTTAGAGATATTCTTGGGAAAAAGATCGATATCGCCTATGGCGACGCGATCGATATTTTTCTGACAGAGTATTACCGCTTCTTAGTGCTGGATAAAAAGCGGATTCAGGATAATCTGCGAAAGTCCAGAAAAGTCGTGGAAACCCTAAAATTTGAAATTGGCGGCTGCTTTAGCATTCAACTGGCAGGTGCTGACGCATAA
- a CDS encoding sensor histidine kinase produces the protein MDQFAFAALLSLIQLLPALFLYQSVFKGNFRFGTSINIMMVAVLLISSTVTYAAVFTLSAMPDSGNARITVSVLFNITIGLIFLLSVKENFFLNFFVVFIIKNYLDIVVFFSQIFCGPSLLANPLLSAFILFLIFTLTLPFVGFFTIKVIKPTVFETGSMPYWRYLWVVPVCFFLLYRFCIYPGSLNLSSVPAHVLPFVWFAGTFLTYYVILRLIQENQRAAELQNKLELSDYQASMQHEQYNRLKNNIEDTEKARHNLKHRLLMLKGYAENSAFEQIDACLSDCLKSADMNRALPLCANTAIDAIAQHYAALARQNAIDLHIDIELPEPLFFSEGDLCVVFGNLFENAVEACQRQKKANRFISVKLGVSGKDSVVISVKNSYDHAICKKDDGGFMSSKRDAEGIGIHSVCRITEKYSGFAKFNDDHQVFEASVLLNPDALSRKNSTSKKNVP, from the coding sequence TTGGATCAATTCGCTTTTGCTGCGCTGCTTTCACTTATTCAACTTCTGCCGGCGCTCTTTCTATACCAGTCGGTTTTTAAAGGCAATTTCCGATTTGGCACCAGCATTAATATTATGATGGTTGCTGTACTCCTGATTTCAAGTACGGTCACCTATGCCGCTGTTTTCACGCTCAGCGCCATGCCTGATTCCGGCAATGCGCGGATCACTGTCAGTGTTTTGTTTAATATTACCATTGGTTTGATTTTTCTTTTAAGCGTTAAAGAAAATTTTTTCCTTAACTTTTTTGTGGTCTTTATTATTAAAAATTATCTGGATATCGTTGTGTTTTTCAGCCAGATATTCTGTGGGCCTTCTCTGCTTGCCAACCCGCTGCTGTCTGCCTTTATCCTGTTTTTAATTTTCACGCTCACACTGCCCTTTGTCGGATTTTTTACCATTAAGGTCATTAAACCAACTGTCTTTGAGACAGGCAGCATGCCATACTGGCGGTATTTATGGGTTGTGCCCGTTTGTTTTTTCCTGCTGTACCGGTTCTGCATCTATCCTGGCTCTTTAAATCTTTCCTCTGTACCGGCCCATGTTTTACCTTTCGTCTGGTTTGCCGGCACCTTTTTGACCTATTATGTTATTTTAAGACTGATTCAGGAAAACCAGCGGGCTGCCGAGCTTCAAAATAAACTGGAGCTATCTGATTATCAGGCCAGTATGCAGCATGAACAGTACAACCGCCTGAAAAATAATATTGAGGATACTGAAAAAGCCCGTCATAACCTGAAGCACCGCCTGCTCATGCTCAAAGGATATGCGGAAAACAGCGCCTTTGAACAAATCGACGCCTGCTTGAGCGACTGCCTGAAGTCTGCGGATATGAACAGGGCTCTGCCTCTCTGCGCCAACACTGCCATCGACGCCATCGCCCAGCATTACGCAGCTCTTGCACGCCAAAATGCCATTGACCTGCACATTGACATCGAGCTTCCCGAGCCGCTGTTTTTTTCTGAGGGCGATCTCTGCGTGGTTTTTGGCAATTTGTTTGAAAACGCGGTGGAGGCCTGCCAGCGTCAGAAAAAGGCAAACCGCTTTATTTCTGTAAAGCTCGGCGTTTCGGGCAAGGACTCCGTGGTGATTTCCGTCAAAAACAGCTATGATCATGCAATCTGTAAAAAGGATGATGGTGGCTTTATGTCCTCCAAGCGCGATGCGGAAGGAATCGGTATCCATTCGGTCTGCCGGATAACTGAAAAATACAGCGGCTTTGCAAAATTTAATGATGACCATCAGGTTTTTGAAGCCTCTGTTCTGCTGAACCCTGACGCGCTATCACGCAAAAACAGCACATCAAAAAAGAACGTCCCGTAA
- the pdxA gene encoding 4-hydroxythreonine-4-phosphate dehydrogenase PdxA — protein sequence MKPILGITIGDPAGIGPEITLKAMACQEIWKMCSPVAVGDKKVLEKALKIIKIEKELVPVKENSLRETLDHLGKDALPYIDMELFKTADWQFGKVDARCGDAGFQFIKKGIILAMDGVLDGVVTGPINKEALNLAGHHFSGHTEIFAHYTGTKAYRMVLTSDKLRVIHVTTHASIRRVCDMIKKDRIYDTICLADETLRLMGIDSPRIGVAGFNPHCSEGGLFGDEEALEIIPAIEAAEKAGIKAIGPVSPDTVFVKALGGAFDMVVAMYHDQGHIPLKLCGFRMDPETGAFTSMSGVNCTVGLPIIRTSVDHGTAFEVAGTGKANEESMLDALHMAAIMARGREKRQ from the coding sequence ATGAAGCCTATTTTAGGGATAACAATTGGTGATCCAGCGGGTATTGGGCCGGAGATCACACTGAAAGCAATGGCCTGCCAGGAGATTTGGAAAATGTGCAGCCCAGTGGCCGTGGGAGATAAGAAGGTACTGGAAAAGGCTCTGAAAATCATAAAAATTGAAAAAGAGCTGGTTCCTGTCAAAGAGAACAGCCTGAGAGAAACCCTTGACCACCTTGGGAAGGACGCGCTTCCATATATTGACATGGAGCTTTTTAAAACTGCTGACTGGCAGTTCGGAAAGGTTGACGCCCGCTGCGGCGATGCGGGATTCCAATTTATAAAAAAGGGTATTATATTGGCAATGGACGGTGTTCTTGACGGTGTTGTAACCGGTCCGATCAACAAGGAGGCGCTGAATCTTGCCGGGCATCATTTTTCAGGGCACACTGAAATCTTCGCCCATTATACGGGCACAAAAGCATACCGTATGGTCTTGACAAGTGATAAGCTGCGCGTGATTCATGTGACGACCCATGCGTCGATCCGAAGGGTATGCGACATGATCAAAAAAGACCGGATTTATGACACAATCTGTCTGGCAGATGAGACACTGCGGCTCATGGGGATTGATTCTCCAAGAATAGGTGTAGCAGGCTTTAACCCACACTGCTCGGAGGGCGGTCTTTTTGGCGATGAGGAAGCGCTCGAGATTATCCCGGCCATAGAGGCGGCTGAAAAAGCCGGCATAAAGGCCATCGGGCCGGTTTCACCGGACACTGTTTTTGTAAAAGCCCTCGGCGGGGCTTTTGATATGGTCGTTGCCATGTACCATGACCAGGGACATATTCCGCTTAAGCTCTGTGGTTTTAGAATGGATCCTGAGACTGGTGCATTCACGAGTATGAGCGGCGTAAACTGTACGGTGGGCCTGCCGATCATAAGAACCTCTGTAGACCACGGAACAGCCTTTGAGGTGGCGGGGACCGGAAAAGCAAATGAGGAATCAATGCTTGACGCGCTGCACATGGCAGCGATTATGGCGCGCGGCAGGGAGAAACGGCAATGA
- a CDS encoding tyrosine-type recombinase/integrase, which yields MKKTFSMWSQSIRRFFSKRSLTLGAFSREWIRERSDEGKIKVSTLSNYQRIIERYLLPELGDLRLDAVTGEVVQNFVKSLEKKALKTSTIQGIIGRLSSIMERAVETGLIDKNPCGHIVIQKKRQTTTGKILTIEDQKTLAHWLSAHEHNLSLAIQLGLFAGMRIGEIAALQWKDIDLKNGFIHVRRNVQRVKNPEMGQRKTINQIGTPKSQKAFRSIPITSILMKSLQCYEKNGLKQEAFVIAKKGGSAYDVRTIQRYFKKTIFTLKLDNYRFHDLRHTFATRAKESGMDIQIISEILGHSETSVTMNIYLHITDHHKKQEMVLLDKLNSTIYGKAA from the coding sequence ATGAAAAAAACATTTTCAATGTGGTCGCAGTCAATTCGTCGTTTTTTTTCAAAAAGGTCACTAACGCTGGGAGCGTTCAGCCGTGAGTGGATAAGGGAACGCAGCGATGAAGGAAAGATTAAGGTTTCCACACTTAGCAATTATCAGCGTATTATTGAACGCTATTTGTTGCCTGAATTAGGTGATCTCCGGCTGGATGCTGTAACCGGTGAAGTGGTACAGAATTTTGTGAAATCACTGGAAAAGAAAGCGCTTAAGACATCCACGATTCAAGGCATTATCGGCAGGCTATCGTCAATTATGGAAAGAGCCGTGGAAACCGGATTGATTGATAAAAATCCCTGCGGGCATATCGTCATCCAGAAAAAGCGGCAGACAACGACAGGAAAAATTCTGACCATTGAGGACCAAAAGACTCTGGCGCACTGGCTTTCAGCCCATGAGCACAACCTGAGCCTTGCTATACAGCTCGGACTCTTTGCGGGAATGCGCATCGGGGAGATCGCAGCGCTGCAATGGAAAGACATTGACCTGAAAAATGGGTTCATTCATGTTCGCAGAAATGTTCAGCGTGTAAAAAATCCTGAAATGGGCCAGCGCAAAACCATTAACCAGATTGGCACGCCAAAATCGCAAAAAGCCTTTCGCTCTATTCCCATTACCTCTATTTTAATGAAATCACTCCAGTGCTATGAAAAAAACGGGTTAAAGCAGGAAGCTTTTGTGATTGCAAAAAAAGGTGGCTCAGCCTATGATGTGAGAACCATACAGCGCTATTTTAAAAAGACTATTTTCACCCTTAAATTAGATAATTACCGTTTTCACGACCTTCGGCACACCTTTGCGACCAGGGCGAAGGAAAGCGGAATGGACATTCAGATCATCAGTGAAATTCTTGGGCATTCAGAGACATCTGTCACCATGAACATTTATCTGCACATCACAGACCATCATAAAAAACAGGAGATGGTGCTTCTGGATAAGCTAAACTCAACAATATATGGAAAAGCGGCATAA
- a CDS encoding HD-GYP domain-containing protein yields the protein MQALIKTQFGRCSESVRQHCLRTGSWIRKIIKELGREELLSIWQLEEMSPVDYHDIGKAETEDTLGHCTTGARFFRNLYETKTTCFAEQIFCSIAADLCRFHHYRYDGKNNPKRISGQDIPIIARVCAVADAFDQWQESGRQPDEAYENICKESGTLYDPAVVQALGEVIQRQRQS from the coding sequence ATGCAAGCATTGATTAAGACTCAGTTTGGGCGCTGTTCCGAAAGCGTTCGGCAGCATTGCCTGCGAACAGGCAGCTGGATAAGAAAAATAATAAAGGAATTGGGGCGTGAAGAACTGCTTTCAATCTGGCAGTTGGAGGAAATGTCTCCGGTGGATTATCACGACATCGGAAAAGCGGAAACAGAAGATACTCTCGGCCATTGCACAACGGGCGCGCGGTTTTTCAGGAATCTTTATGAAACAAAAACGACCTGCTTTGCAGAACAGATTTTCTGCAGTATCGCTGCGGATCTCTGCCGGTTCCATCACTACCGGTATGACGGTAAAAATAACCCCAAAAGGATAAGCGGACAGGATATACCCATCATTGCCAGAGTCTGTGCGGTTGCCGATGCTTTTGACCAATGGCAGGAGTCGGGCAGACAGCCGGATGAAGCGTACGAAAACATCTGTAAGGAAAGCGGTACCCTCTATGATCCAGCTGTTGTGCAGGCTCTTGGCGAGGTTATCCAGCGGCAAAGACAATCTTAA
- a CDS encoding DMT family transporter produces MNEVNKSNFTKGIIYGGIAGVLWGTLGVFIALLQNLGLSDVAVSSMGPMIVILFYGIKILIKNPKAFNIGWKRILIVLVGGGIANAVLYYSYARALNYLSTGVFSILEFSHVFILMLLSSFIFKYKITKGKVASLGLAIIGLALVLNVFSPDAFIAPSGIMWMALNWLANCAVALIIKWALNNEIDNDVVITYYNLGAALIYWVVCPPWAVIGQIGSAQNVLLLILIIVAYGLLTQILSSYVWVKSFSLVDPAITNMMNAFSPITASILGYFIFGQVVSLPQIIGIAVVIAAVIILNKTGAAEEL; encoded by the coding sequence ATGAACGAAGTAAACAAAAGTAATTTTACAAAAGGGATTATCTACGGCGGGATTGCCGGCGTTTTATGGGGAACCCTCGGCGTTTTCATCGCATTGCTCCAAAATCTTGGGCTAAGCGATGTGGCCGTCTCATCTATGGGGCCAATGATCGTTATCCTGTTTTATGGGATAAAAATCCTGATCAAAAATCCAAAGGCTTTTAATATTGGATGGAAACGCATACTCATCGTCCTGGTAGGCGGCGGAATTGCCAACGCGGTGCTCTATTACTCTTACGCGCGGGCGCTTAACTACCTGAGCACCGGTGTCTTTTCCATTCTTGAGTTTTCCCATGTCTTTATACTGATGCTTCTCTCTTCCTTTATTTTTAAATACAAAATAACCAAGGGCAAGGTCGCTTCTCTGGGGTTGGCCATTATCGGTCTGGCACTGGTTTTAAATGTCTTTTCGCCCGATGCTTTCATCGCGCCTTCAGGTATAATGTGGATGGCGCTAAACTGGCTGGCTAACTGCGCTGTTGCCCTGATCATCAAATGGGCTTTAAATAATGAGATTGACAATGATGTGGTCATCACTTATTATAACCTCGGAGCGGCTTTGATCTACTGGGTTGTCTGCCCTCCCTGGGCTGTCATTGGCCAGATCGGTTCCGCCCAGAATGTCCTGCTTCTTATTTTGATCATCGTTGCTTATGGGCTGCTGACACAGATTCTTTCATCCTATGTCTGGGTAAAGTCCTTTTCTCTGGTCGATCCTGCCATCACCAATATGATGAATGCATTCTCGCCCATCACAGCCTCAATCCTTGGCTATTTTATCTTTGGGCAGGTTGTTTCATTACCGCAGATTATTGGTATTGCAGTCGTCATTGCCGCGGTTATTATCCTGAATAAAACCGGAGCGGCTGAAGAGCTTTAG
- a CDS encoding ion transporter — protein MREQIYKIVKKAEPGDVISKYYDVFIMVVAFISICPLMFKESNSLLVMIDTITVYILFTDYIFNWITYDYKLKKHSPWVFVAYPFSPWALIDLVSILPSLGLLGAGFRILRVLRVFKVLYYSKTFSYVANVFKNERKTLGYVLIIALAYIFVSALAMFAYEPDTFDNFFEALYWATTALTTVGYGDVYPVTEVGRLISMISSLFGIAVIAMPAGVVTAGFMDEIGRAKELERLEKAKKEGKNLEEVIEEELEEQNE, from the coding sequence ATGCGTGAACAGATATACAAAATTGTTAAAAAAGCAGAGCCTGGAGATGTCATCAGCAAATACTATGACGTGTTTATCATGGTGGTGGCCTTTATCAGTATCTGCCCGCTGATGTTTAAGGAATCCAATTCGCTTTTGGTGATGATTGATACCATCACCGTCTATATTCTTTTTACCGATTATATTTTTAACTGGATTACCTATGATTACAAGCTTAAAAAGCATTCACCCTGGGTGTTTGTGGCCTATCCCTTCTCACCCTGGGCCTTGATCGACCTGGTTTCGATTTTGCCGTCTCTTGGGCTGCTGGGCGCTGGCTTTCGAATTCTGCGTGTGCTGCGTGTGTTTAAGGTGCTGTACTACTCAAAAACCTTCTCCTATGTGGCCAATGTTTTCAAAAACGAGCGCAAAACCCTGGGCTATGTGCTCATCATCGCGCTGGCCTATATCTTTGTATCAGCGCTGGCCATGTTTGCTTATGAGCCGGATACCTTTGATAATTTCTTTGAAGCGCTCTACTGGGCAACAACAGCCCTGACCACCGTTGGCTATGGGGATGTATACCCGGTCACAGAGGTAGGGCGTTTGATCAGCATGATTTCATCACTCTTTGGTATCGCAGTGATCGCAATGCCTGCCGGTGTCGTGACCGCTGGGTTTATGGATGAAATCGGACGTGCGAAGGAACTGGAACGCCTTGAAAAGGCTAAAAAAGAAGGGAAGAACCTCGAGGAAGTCATTGAGGAGGAATTGGAGGAACAGAATGAGTAA
- a CDS encoding sensor histidine kinase yields MDARIAVVICLAQLIPCFFCFFAVFIEHLKVPKWVWFVVIVSILAFSVFITDIYLTPDSVFYSVRGVLSFVFFLFVVTAALFCIRDNYFTNLFVLCFLTNYNDYIQLLAKIFNIVWNNRFGLFNYPLDFTITLVLLELAAFPFLFWFMQKTIKPVIEQTSDMPAWRYLWIIPISFYFIFRIGLYPTFCDSSLVWHNSFFLLPVAWIIGTILTYYIVMRTLLESFANSRLQSKLSVMDLQIELQKEQYEQLQKNIEDTRAARHDLRHNLLALKGYADQRDTAGLLRYINHYLKILDTDEAPSFCENYAVDTILRHYYLLARKAGIEMNVTVNLPKELPITEMDACVVLGNLLENALDACLLQTRLRRFIHVSVGIAGQRMVAVNVKNSYENEIRQVKDRFYSTKRAGEGIGLASVRHIAEKHQGFAHFDYADHIFKASVLLMPERK; encoded by the coding sequence TTGGACGCCCGAATCGCTGTTGTCATCTGTCTTGCCCAGCTTATCCCCTGTTTTTTTTGTTTTTTTGCTGTTTTTATTGAGCATTTAAAGGTTCCTAAGTGGGTTTGGTTTGTCGTCATTGTGTCTATCCTCGCCTTCAGCGTGTTTATCACAGACATTTATCTCACGCCAGACAGCGTCTTCTACAGTGTTCGCGGCGTCCTGAGCTTTGTATTCTTTCTTTTTGTCGTTACGGCTGCTCTTTTCTGTATAAGGGATAATTATTTTACAAATCTCTTTGTTTTGTGCTTTCTGACAAACTACAACGACTATATTCAGCTTCTGGCAAAAATTTTTAATATTGTCTGGAACAATCGGTTTGGCCTTTTTAATTATCCGCTTGATTTTACAATCACCCTTGTATTACTGGAGCTGGCTGCTTTTCCTTTCCTGTTCTGGTTTATGCAGAAAACTATTAAGCCTGTTATCGAACAGACCAGCGATATGCCCGCATGGCGCTACCTTTGGATTATCCCCATATCCTTTTACTTTATTTTCCGGATTGGGCTGTACCCCACCTTTTGCGACAGCAGCCTGGTCTGGCACAACAGTTTTTTCCTGCTGCCTGTGGCGTGGATTATCGGGACTATCCTGACCTACTATATCGTCATGCGCACCCTGCTGGAAAGCTTCGCCAACTCAAGGCTGCAGTCAAAGCTGAGCGTCATGGATCTTCAGATCGAGCTCCAGAAGGAGCAGTATGAGCAGCTTCAGAAAAATATCGAGGACACAAGGGCCGCAAGGCATGACCTCAGGCATAACCTGCTGGCCCTCAAGGGCTATGCCGACCAGAGAGATACCGCCGGCCTTCTGCGGTATATTAACCACTACCTGAAAATACTGGATACCGATGAGGCGCCTTCCTTTTGCGAAAACTACGCTGTCGATACCATCCTCCGCCATTACTATCTGCTGGCGCGCAAGGCTGGTATCGAGATGAATGTTACGGTCAATCTGCCAAAGGAGCTGCCCATAACCGAGATGGACGCATGCGTGGTGCTTGGAAATCTTTTGGAGAATGCACTGGATGCCTGCCTGCTTCAGACGAGGCTGCGCCGCTTTATTCATGTAAGTGTCGGTATTGCCGGACAGCGGATGGTGGCCGTTAACGTGAAAAACAGTTATGAAAATGAAATTCGACAGGTAAAGGACAGGTTTTACTCCACCAAACGCGCCGGTGAGGGTATCGGCCTCGCTTCTGTCCGCCATATCGCTGAAAAGCACCAGGGCTTTGCCCATTTCGATTACGCTGACCACATTTTCAAAGCCTCTGTTTTACTGATGCCGGAAAGGAAATAA
- a CDS encoding uroporphyrinogen decarboxylase family protein, protein MEERIACIKNTMAGEPADHVPVILDFEISYACELAGIDFLEATWNYEKIIEAYEKILSTFEMDANLGMGWLPPQRSEILGSKTWIQNRRTGTMQHPEVMSLSENDYQALIEDPLRCIVNKVLPGMYSTLGKDSVKDITAISKALLFEKSQVADFYNKLYDLTYAKGVPIYYGTMFYAPFDLLGDHLRGITQISMDLRRKKRELEAACEALTPVMIDYVENTLPTDADGISCACSWVHLPPMISPRHFEKFFWPTFKKVCDALAAKGHTLYLQFQGDYTDGRYFDYYSELPEGKVILAVEHQNFKKALDILGSKNMVCCSYPLDYLTNYSTEECLDKARELMDIGMESKRFYFGFNKPAFSFKDAPPEKMKAVIDFVNEYGKY, encoded by the coding sequence ATGGAAGAAAGAATTGCGTGTATAAAAAACACAATGGCAGGAGAGCCTGCCGACCATGTGCCAGTGATACTGGATTTTGAAATCAGCTATGCCTGTGAGCTTGCAGGCATTGATTTTCTGGAAGCGACCTGGAATTATGAGAAAATCATCGAAGCTTATGAAAAAATTTTAAGCACTTTTGAAATGGATGCCAATCTGGGAATGGGATGGCTGCCACCTCAGCGCAGCGAAATTTTGGGCAGCAAAACGTGGATTCAAAACAGAAGGACCGGGACCATGCAGCACCCTGAGGTCATGAGCTTGAGTGAGAATGATTATCAAGCGCTGATCGAAGACCCGCTGCGCTGCATCGTTAACAAGGTGCTTCCCGGCATGTACAGCACGCTTGGAAAAGACAGCGTCAAGGATATTACAGCCATTTCCAAGGCTCTGCTGTTTGAAAAAAGTCAGGTTGCCGATTTTTATAATAAGCTTTATGATCTTACTTACGCTAAGGGCGTTCCGATTTACTATGGCACCATGTTTTATGCCCCCTTTGACCTGCTGGGCGACCATCTGCGCGGAATCACTCAGATTTCCATGGATCTCCGACGGAAAAAGCGAGAATTGGAGGCCGCCTGCGAAGCGCTCACGCCCGTGATGATCGACTATGTGGAAAATACTCTGCCAACTGATGCCGATGGGATTTCCTGTGCCTGCTCCTGGGTTCACCTGCCGCCAATGATCAGCCCCAGACATTTCGAGAAATTTTTCTGGCCTACTTTTAAAAAGGTTTGTGACGCGCTGGCCGCAAAGGGGCACACCCTCTATTTACAGTTCCAGGGCGATTACACAGACGGCCGCTATTTTGACTATTATTCCGAACTGCCTGAGGGAAAGGTTATTTTAGCTGTGGAGCATCAGAATTTTAAAAAGGCACTGGATATTCTCGGCTCTAAAAACATGGTCTGCTGCTCCTATCCTCTGGATTATCTGACGAATTATTCCACAGAGGAATGCCTGGATAAAGCCCGTGAGCTCATGGATATTGGCATGGAAAGCAAACGGTTTTACTTTGGTTTTAATAAGCCAGCCTTCAGCTTTAAGGACGCGCCGCCTGAAAAAATGAAAGCAGTGATTGATTTTGTCAATGAATACGGAAAATATTAA